One region of Coriobacteriia bacterium genomic DNA includes:
- the nth gene encoding endonuclease III — MPRESKAKKRERAIEFCARMNELYPQPTPALNFANPFQCVIAVALSAQTTDANVNKVTPELFERWPTPEVMAQADVDELEKVIWTIGFHHNKARNCVNCARMIMSDFDGEVPQGMDELQKLPGVGRKTANIVMNECFDKVEGIAVDTHVFRIAHRLKFSNKKTPGDVEKDLLSLLPSELWKNVNSQWIRFGREYCIARKPRCDECPCVDLCPTQISLK; from the coding sequence ATGCCGCGCGAATCCAAAGCCAAGAAACGTGAGCGAGCCATCGAGTTCTGCGCACGCATGAACGAACTCTATCCGCAGCCCACGCCCGCGCTCAATTTTGCCAACCCCTTCCAGTGCGTGATAGCCGTCGCGCTTTCCGCTCAGACGACCGATGCCAACGTCAATAAGGTTACGCCCGAGCTTTTCGAACGCTGGCCAACACCCGAGGTGATGGCGCAGGCCGATGTCGACGAGCTCGAGAAGGTTATCTGGACCATCGGCTTTCATCACAACAAGGCGCGCAATTGCGTTAACTGTGCCCGCATGATCATGTCCGATTTCGACGGCGAGGTCCCGCAGGGAATGGACGAGCTCCAGAAGCTTCCCGGCGTGGGGCGCAAGACCGCCAACATCGTCATGAACGAATGCTTCGACAAGGTTGAGGGAATTGCCGTCGACACACATGTTTTTCGCATCGCGCATCGCCTCAAGTTCTCAAACAAGAAGACACCTGGCGATGTCGAGAAGGACTTGCTGTCTCTTTTGCCGAGCGAGCTGTGGAAGAACGTAAACAGCCAATGGATACGCTTCGGGAGGGAATATTGCATCGCGCGCAAGCCGCGTTGTGACGAGTGTCCCTGCGTTGACCTGTGCCCTACGCAAATCAGCCTGAAATAG
- a CDS encoding oxidoreductase produces the protein MADQKYALLVDYTFFSGNHAAEIACKEELGLPLDQFAIKEVEVGPFKVGEGNDGDDWEWIYLPIPTCIFSQHWGTGGDKAGQRPLAVQVEESHSMYYGTLDDMIAKMKEFDRPMCLFQL, from the coding sequence ATGGCAGATCAGAAGTACGCACTGCTGGTTGACTACACCTTCTTCTCTGGCAACCACGCCGCTGAAATCGCCTGCAAGGAAGAGCTTGGTCTTCCCCTTGATCAGTTTGCCATCAAGGAAGTCGAAGTCGGCCCGTTCAAGGTCGGCGAGGGCAATGACGGTGACGACTGGGAGTGGATCTACCTTCCCATTCCGACCTGCATCTTCTCGCAGCATTGGGGCACCGGCGGCGACAAGGCCGGTCAGCGTCCCCTGGCGGTCCAGGTGGAAGAGTCTCACTCCATGTATTACGGCACTCTTGATGACATGATTGCCAAGATGAAGGAGTTTGACCGCCCGATGTGTCTGTTCCAGCTCTAA
- a CDS encoding dehydrogenase → MAGTYSKEWRVTREDGTVATRSNTWSPPGSHPVGYGVKVITDGGRLIRIEGDDDNPITQGRVNALNLALREYTYSPDRVIYPMKRAYEDRGKMKWERTTWDEALDTICEKVRYYQTTYGPESIVCFGGTGREACIFYYALTFSVLQSPNCCYTQSGWSCYGPRCSIADYVLGAGYPELDYAGHLPGRFEDPAYKLSKWVVVWGKEPLPSNGDGFFGHVLVDMMKLGTHLISIDPRITWPGSRNGNINVQLRPQTDTCMALGIMNLMFQNDEYDHEFAEQWIYGLDELKARAAEYPVEKVAEITTVDVATIERVAHILGTERPIGWAWGLAFDQNKNGVQLSQAMILLAAMTGSIDTPGGLTLGPPSALLGKWRMEQRGAMTDEVWSLRIGAAEWPGLSTGMATTQPDETLNTMESHKPYQLRMAWFNSSNFLAPTCSAQPKRWHDALCESIEFCVIQDLFLTPTAMAVGDYFLPMSTWAEHDGICLTHYGRNTVFMGPMNKALQVGECMSDVEICLVFGQRLNPTWWPWYKPAGDTLDVSTLEHSEYAPMLLGKDRGLLDRDALEKAVVQFYSDQLAELGMTFDQFREEGIYQPGAHGFEYEKYAKGMLRFDGEPGFNTITGQIEAYSILYESWGEDPLPYYEEPNYSQVSKPEFAGQYPLISTSGSRRYSSFHSEHRQVPSLRQIDPWPWVQINPETAAEYGITKGDWVEVYNMFGAARFKAEITFCMKPGIINCAHGWWFPEQDGEEPNLFGVWKSNFNSLVPHMNIGKLGFGAPYKGVMCNMRRVRGLNQD, encoded by the coding sequence ATGGCTGGAACTTACAGCAAAGAGTGGCGAGTTACACGCGAGGATGGCACTGTAGCTACCCGCAGCAACACCTGGTCTCCCCCGGGATCTCACCCGGTAGGATATGGCGTTAAGGTTATCACCGATGGCGGCCGTCTCATCCGCATCGAGGGTGACGACGACAACCCCATTACGCAGGGTCGCGTTAACGCTCTGAACCTTGCTCTTCGTGAGTACACCTACAGCCCCGACCGCGTCATCTATCCCATGAAGCGCGCCTATGAGGACCGCGGCAAGATGAAGTGGGAGCGCACCACGTGGGACGAGGCTCTCGACACGATTTGCGAGAAGGTCCGCTACTACCAGACCACGTATGGTCCCGAGTCCATCGTCTGCTTTGGTGGCACCGGTCGTGAGGCTTGCATCTTCTACTATGCTCTGACGTTCTCCGTCCTGCAGTCGCCCAACTGCTGCTACACGCAGTCTGGCTGGTCCTGCTATGGCCCGCGCTGCTCGATCGCTGACTACGTCCTGGGTGCTGGCTATCCCGAGCTCGACTATGCAGGCCATCTGCCTGGTCGTTTCGAGGATCCCGCGTACAAGCTCTCCAAGTGGGTTGTCGTTTGGGGTAAGGAGCCGCTGCCCTCCAATGGTGACGGTTTCTTCGGTCACGTCCTCGTTGACATGATGAAGCTTGGCACGCACCTGATTTCCATTGACCCCCGCATCACCTGGCCGGGTTCGCGCAATGGCAACATCAACGTCCAGCTCCGTCCGCAGACCGACACCTGCATGGCTCTCGGCATCATGAACCTCATGTTCCAGAACGATGAGTACGATCATGAGTTCGCGGAGCAGTGGATCTACGGCCTCGACGAGCTCAAGGCTCGCGCCGCCGAGTATCCCGTCGAGAAGGTCGCCGAGATCACCACGGTCGATGTCGCCACGATTGAGCGCGTTGCTCACATCCTCGGCACCGAGCGTCCCATCGGCTGGGCTTGGGGTCTGGCATTCGACCAGAACAAGAACGGCGTTCAGCTGTCCCAGGCGATGATTCTTCTCGCTGCCATGACCGGTTCCATCGATACCCCGGGTGGTCTGACCCTCGGTCCCCCGTCCGCTCTCCTCGGCAAGTGGCGTATGGAGCAGCGCGGCGCTATGACCGACGAGGTCTGGTCGCTTCGTATCGGTGCTGCCGAGTGGCCTGGTCTGTCCACTGGTATGGCTACCACTCAGCCGGACGAGACCCTGAACACCATGGAGTCGCACAAGCCGTATCAGCTCCGCATGGCTTGGTTCAACAGCTCCAACTTCCTGGCGCCCACCTGCTCGGCTCAGCCGAAGCGTTGGCATGACGCTCTGTGCGAGAGCATCGAGTTCTGCGTCATCCAGGACCTCTTCCTGACCCCGACCGCTATGGCCGTGGGTGATTACTTCCTGCCGATGTCCACCTGGGCTGAGCATGATGGTATCTGCCTCACGCACTATGGCCGCAACACCGTCTTCATGGGCCCGATGAACAAGGCCCTGCAGGTTGGCGAGTGCATGTCCGACGTCGAGATCTGCCTCGTCTTCGGCCAGCGCCTCAACCCGACGTGGTGGCCGTGGTACAAGCCGGCCGGCGACACGCTCGACGTCTCCACGCTCGAGCACAGCGAGTACGCTCCTATGCTGCTTGGCAAGGATCGTGGCCTGCTCGATCGCGACGCTCTGGAGAAGGCAGTCGTCCAGTTCTACAGCGATCAGCTGGCAGAGCTCGGCATGACCTTCGACCAGTTCCGCGAGGAGGGCATCTATCAGCCGGGCGCCCATGGCTTCGAGTACGAGAAGTACGCCAAGGGTATGCTCCGCTTCGACGGCGAGCCTGGCTTCAACACCATTACCGGTCAGATCGAGGCCTACTCGATTCTGTACGAGTCCTGGGGCGAGGATCCGCTGCCGTACTACGAGGAGCCCAACTACTCGCAGGTCAGCAAGCCTGAGTTCGCTGGTCAGTATCCGCTGATCTCCACCTCTGGTTCGCGCCGCTACAGCTCCTTCCATTCGGAGCATCGTCAGGTTCCTTCCCTGCGCCAGATCGATCCGTGGCCGTGGGTCCAGATCAACCCCGAGACTGCTGCCGAGTATGGCATCACCAAGGGCGACTGGGTCGAGGTCTACAACATGTTCGGTGCTGCTCGCTTCAAGGCTGAGATCACCTTCTGCATGAAGCCCGGTATCATCAACTGCGCTCATGGCTGGTGGTTCCCCGAGCAGGACGGCGAGGAGCCCAACCTGTTTGGCGTCTGGAAGTCCAACTTCAACAGCCTCGTTCCGCATATGAACATCGGTAAGCTCGGCTTCGGTGCTCCGTACAAGGGCGTCATGTGCAACATGAGGCGTGTCCGCGGCCTGAACCAGGACTAA